A window of the Spirochaetota bacterium genome harbors these coding sequences:
- a CDS encoding glycoside hydrolase family 172 protein — MIAAPEIFRFRKVESRSITAGNPTGAKAGRLPEWRHSIDLQPHEKKRIAEVDGPGTVRGIWMTIGNRSPESLRSLILRIYWDGAESPSVEAPFGDFFGAAHGRMGHYSTPCLGISEGKGFWCFFPMPFKKRFILEFDNDQDERVRLFYQINFTLGDKVTPDMGRFHAHFNRSVPPVGKNHIIMTARKTPGVYVGTLISALPCTKGSWREGEFQFYIDGDKTVPSIVGTGWSDWFLSAWGLGVHQSMYGGSNYQVKHPELDDRYYCGCYRFHLMDPIYFQNDMKVEHTQIGFGGTGDFDERSDDWCSVAYWYQNLTKESLPSIPSRAERIRGIGQQPWEVDALNAVREKKLSTDGVESGLIF; from the coding sequence ATGATCGCCGCACCTGAAATTTTCCGTTTCCGTAAAGTCGAATCCCGTTCCATCACAGCCGGCAATCCGACCGGTGCCAAGGCCGGACGTTTGCCGGAATGGAGGCATTCAATCGATTTGCAACCGCATGAAAAGAAAAGGATCGCGGAGGTCGACGGTCCGGGAACGGTCCGCGGAATCTGGATGACCATCGGCAACAGGTCGCCTGAATCCTTGCGCAGTCTCATACTGCGCATCTATTGGGACGGGGCCGAGTCCCCAAGTGTCGAAGCACCCTTTGGTGATTTTTTCGGCGCCGCCCATGGAAGGATGGGACACTATTCCACTCCCTGCCTGGGCATCAGCGAAGGAAAGGGGTTCTGGTGTTTCTTTCCCATGCCGTTCAAGAAACGTTTTATCCTTGAATTCGACAACGACCAGGATGAGCGCGTACGTCTCTTCTATCAGATAAATTTCACCCTCGGTGACAAGGTCACTCCCGATATGGGACGCTTCCACGCGCACTTCAACAGAAGCGTGCCGCCTGTGGGCAAGAATCATATCATCATGACCGCGCGGAAGACGCCCGGTGTCTATGTCGGTACGCTCATCTCCGCGTTGCCGTGCACGAAGGGTAGCTGGCGGGAGGGTGAGTTTCAGTTCTACATCGACGGAGACAAGACGGTTCCTTCCATCGTAGGGACCGGATGGTCGGACTGGTTCCTCTCAGCCTGGGGTCTGGGTGTCCATCAGTCCATGTATGGCGGATCGAACTACCAGGTAAAGCATCCTGAGTTAGATGATCGTTACTACTGCGGCTGTTACCGCTTTCATCTGATGGATCCGATCTATTTCCAGAACGACATGAAGGTTGAACACACCCAGATCGGTTTTGGTGGAACGGGCGACTTTGACGAGAGGAGCGACGACTGGTGCAGTGTCGCCTATTGGTATCAGAATTTGACCAAGGAATCGTTGCCTTCGATCCCTTCCCGTGCGGAACGCATTCGCGGTATCGGGCAACAGCCATGGGAAGTTGACGCATTGAACGCAGTCCGCGAAAAAAAGTTGTCCACGGACGGAGTCGAGAGCGGCCTGATATTCTGA
- a CDS encoding cyclase family protein has translation MIDLTADIETLTDRARTHVDLFYAGARLSDDTLITRCILLDISASPVNVDLDGLKALADVERRDSVIIKTGWERYRGIPAYDQCPWIDKKLIELLVSRKVVLMLVDSPGIYGGAAGPEHNGMDKYLADNEAHAVENLVHLYLLNAMKYRLYCFPVYSTTSNAAPCRILAEPLEINPDG, from the coding sequence ATGATTGACCTGACCGCTGATATTGAGACCCTGACGGACCGCGCCAGGACCCATGTGGACCTCTTCTATGCCGGGGCGAGACTTTCGGACGACACGCTCATCACGCGATGCATCCTGCTCGACATCTCAGCCTCTCCGGTGAATGTAGACCTGGATGGACTAAAGGCACTGGCGGATGTCGAACGGAGAGACTCCGTCATCATCAAGACAGGATGGGAGCGCTACAGGGGGATCCCTGCATATGACCAGTGTCCATGGATCGACAAAAAACTGATTGAACTTCTGGTCTCCAGGAAAGTTGTGCTCATGCTTGTTGATTCACCAGGAATCTATGGCGGGGCGGCCGGACCGGAACATAACGGGATGGACAAATATCTTGCGGATAACGAAGCACATGCTGTTGAAAATCTTGTCCATCTGTACCTGCTCAATGCCATGAAATACAGGCTCTATTGTTTCCCAGTCTACTCTACAACATCCAACGCCGCGCCGTGCAGAATCCTCGCGGAGCCATTAGAAATAAATCCGGACGGGTAA